DNA from Zingiber officinale cultivar Zhangliang unplaced genomic scaffold, Zo_v1.1 ctg135, whole genome shotgun sequence:
GAGAAACCCTAAGGAGGAACAGAAGGGGACTCCGTACGGCTTCGAGGAAGAGACATCAGCGCTTAGGGATTTCCCAACGGGCCCGTGCTCGAACGCGGACGCGCTCGCAAGCGGGATCCGGATGCGATACATACAGGGGTTACAGGTGATCCTTCAGCTTCAGTGCGAAGCGCTCGTAGAGAAGTTCGGCGTGAGCCCCATAATTTGCGGTCTCGCAGGGACTATCTGGTTGCGCTATGTGGCCTCATCTGCAGTGTTCGATGAAGGTTGGGCACGGAAGACGATTGAGGTGTCCGAGGCTGCTTTTGCCCAAGCACACCCTGGAAGACCAGGTATAGGTTTTCACCATCTGTATGATTCATCTCAAGCAAGGTTTTAACTTAGATAATGTGTGTTTCAATTACAGAAGAGAAGAAAACTGTGAAGCGCGATAGAACTAAATGCATAGATCCACGGAATGCATATGGACAGAAAGCTGTATATATTTGGCTTCGTGCATTGAGGAAGACAGTACCTGTATATTCTTCACTGTCTATTTCGTTTTTGGTTTGCCATATTGCACGAGAAGCAATTCTGCCGACTGATATTCACAGATGGGCAGCAGAGGCAAAACTTCCATATCTCGCAGCACATATGTTGCTTGATAAATACCTCGGAAATCCTCAAAGTTCTTGTCCATTGAGTTCAAGGCTCATGTTCCGACCTGTCCGACTTCTTGGAGCTTGGCAGATGGAAAGCATAGCCGGTTCTATTGCCCAAACAATTGGACTACACCTCCCCTCTGTGAATTTCTATGCTCTTGCATCTCGGTATCTGAAAGATCTCTCCCTTCCAATTGAGAGTATACTTCCACACGCATGCCGTCTTTATGAGTGGTCGATCTCTCCAGATCTTTGGTTGTCTTCTAATGTTTCTAAGTTACCAACTCGTGTTTGTGTTATGGCAATTTTAATTGTCACAATACGAATGCTGTATAACATACACGGCCAAGGATTCTGGGAAAAGACTTTGTCAGATGTAAGAGATGCTCCAAGCAATCAAACTCCCATTCATGATTGCTTCAGTCAGAGTTCTGATGCTAAAGAATGTGGTTCGACAGAAGTTTCTTCCGAAGTTAACCATTTGCCATACATAAAAAATTCATATTTCAATGTCAATGAGCTGCTGGACGTTCTTCAAGCTACTTATGATAGGGTCAGAAATGTGCACGGTAACTAATTTAAAGCATTTGTCCTGTTAATAGTTGATTAATATTTACATTACTGATACCTGCAAGAGTCCTTCAAACAGTTTCCATTCCTGTAGgttgaatttattttgaaaattttcatttctAAGTTCATAAAATAGTAAGATGTTTTTAGACAACTTGTATAATTGGAGCTATAGTTCTTAAGAAGATTTAACCTGGAGTTTACTTACCTTCTGCTAGTAGCTCCTAAACCAGGTGAAATGAATATTACATTTAGCTATAGTTCCTAAAACTGGTCAATTAGTACAACATATAGTTGTCATGTTAGTTTGGTTTAGGCTAGTCAAGTGCGAGGTGTAGCTTGATAATGAAATATGAAAGTTTTAGTGGTTTGGATCCTGTTGAAATGCAACATCAAAAGAACTTTGATTGAACGAAAGTTGACTCTTTAAGCTGGTTTACTTTGATAAAGGAGTACCAGCTCTTTTTTAGCTAGTCAAGTAATCACTCACTTCCCTGGCTGTGCTGCAACCATGGCATTATTTTTTCCCCATTCGTCATTCATTGTGTTTCAGTTTAGTTTGTTAAATAGAATGGTCAGAGTTGATTAAGATGCTTAGATCTAAGCTTTTATGTTTGAGTTGATTCAAATTTGATGTCCTAGGCTTTTATGTCTAAGCTCTAGTTTGTTTGATACAATTGTCTAAGTTGATTGAGTATTCTTTATATTAAAACAAATGAAAAGTTGAGCAACTAGAATTTCTTCAAAAGCAATAGGAAAAGTGGAATtctttcttgagaattttgtttatttgttatatcAGTCATTCTTTGCCATTATATATTCGCATGTTGTCATTTCATTTTTACTCTTTGATTACCAGCAAATCAGGCATAGCCAAAGCAGTTTGTTATTAGTGCTCCATCAATTAACATGTACTATATTATTGACAGACTATTCAAAAGACTTCAAATCCTTTCTCAAGTACTCCGGTAATGTTATTTTGGCCGGAATGACAAACTCATATGACGAAGAAACGCTAATAGAAAGACTGTGGGAAATATATGAGAAGGAAGAGGTACTCATTACTCAGCAGCTCTTTTGTCTCTCTCCTTGACAACTACAGATTCTTTTGCATAACAATTGAAATAGTTGACTGAGGTATTGTTATCTTAATATTTTGTGTGCTATGATGAATGTATGAGGTTACTAGaagtataaaaaaatattactatttGTGAATAATTAAATAAGGTGATAAAATGATTAAATAATATGAATATGCTCAAACAACAAAGATTATACACCAAAGAAAATTCTAGGTAATGTAATCAAAGGTGAGTTTAAGAGACCTTAATCTTATGCATAGAATTCGATGGAGGGATATCCTTTTTATAGCTGGCCTTAAATAGTTGAGATTTACACAGCTGCATCATGATGATGCAATTGAAGGTAATATCCGACACTAAAGTATATTCCCATGACATGTTTGTCAAACATATTCTTATCAATGTATTCATGTAACCAAGAATGCATTCCTACGCTGTCAATTTACGGTCTCATCCAATACATTCGTGGAACACATTAATTGGTATATACTTTAATTGGTATATACTTTTCCTCATGGGAATATGTCATTCCATGAACTAGGTGCTCCTTAAAAAATTACAAATATTCGAAGTGTATGTTCTAGGAtttgatgataaaaaaaaaagcaaGCTCTGCACTTGGGATTAAGCCTTCTTATgcaaatttgatatttcttggATTCTAGAAACATTATTATAAAAGTATGAATGAATCTTACCAATGGTAATAATTATGCATTAGGCTGTTTTATATATCAGCAGCTAATGTCTTCTAATATTTCTCTAACTAAACATACCTAAATTTGATGAGTATCTTCTGGTATGCATATTCATGCACTGCAAATCTGCTTGTCACCAACTAAAACAATATACATTTTTCTTCCCTTGATTTTTTCATTGTGATTTTGCTTCTAAAGTTAATTTTACTCCCATCGCAGGATGATACTCATAAGGATGAAAAAGTTGACTTTCTTGCATCAAATGGTAAGAGACAGAGAGACGAAGTACCTGCTACTTCATTCTTTGACTTGAAGAAGCCAAAAGAACAAAACAATTCCATCCAACATGCAAGCAGAGAGGGAGTCCATGAAGATTATGTTGGTACAGCCGATCAAAATGGCATCCCATGTAACTCTGCTGCCCCAATCCAGAAACCTGAAGTTAGTAATTCATCATTGAAACCCTTGAGAAATGTTGCAGTCGAAAGAATGAAAATAATCATGGAGGAACATGGGTTTCATTACCTTCCACCAAGAGTTCGGCTTAGGGCAGATGGTTATCTTAGCTACCGTAGAAAGAAAATAGATAGCAAACTTACTTTTGCTGCACATGCTGATTATTACATATTACTAAGGGCTTGTGCAAAGATTGCTGAGGCTGACATCAAGCTAATGCATCTTGGTGTACAGAAATTTGAGAGAAGGCTTGCTTGGCTCGAACAACGAATTGATATGAGCTTGAATGGACTAGCTGATCTTTTGCATAAGATGCATGATGAATAATGCTTACACCGAAAACtagagtttgtattttttttttggatactAATCACCCCAAGCGTATCTGTCCTCAGATTATGTAAAAAGAGGTAAATTATAGGATTAATTTATAACTAACAGTCAAGTGGTTAGGGGTGGAAACTTCATGAAACTTCTTTTTTGTGGTGAAGTGAGGCTCACAGTTTCTTATTCGAAGCACTAATTCATTTTCGTTCTTCCAAATAAGTTGGTTACATCACCTCAACAAATCCTTTTTACAAGCCTGGAAGCTGTCATGTTAGATAATCACACAACTAACTCTCTGAAGCTGCATCTCATTCCTTAAACTCTGAGACCTTttagtgaaaagaaaaaaaaataataagtttttttaaaaaggagGGAGCTGACtttttatcttttcaaaatctatcAAATTATTACCATAAGTTCTCTGTATAttaatcataaaaaaattaaaaatttcctctcATTATCTTATTTAATTAGCAAATTGTCTTTATAACTTTAGTAATGAGGATCTTCATGTACAGAAACCAGTGTGCTACTTAATATGGTTTTTAatattgataaatataaatatcaAAATAGTATACAAACTCATCAAAATAAACCTCATATTCCAATAATTTTTATTGTCattcttaataaaaatcttaCATGAAAACTgcctttattgttttttttttttaaattaacctATCCAGAACATGTGAAATAATTACCCCagacaaatttattttttttctttattttgtccATATCTCCACTTTCAATTTGCCCCCATTGCTATGTATCTGTGCCCCCGAAGCTACTGTATAAGACGCTTTCATGgtcaattatgaaattaattttctcCCGTGGAAGATAATTCTGAAACGCTAGTTATCAAACAATGAGATATTCGtgcatttttatttatttgaatcatcgatgaaaattttttatagaaCTAGTTAATCGTCTTTAATATTAATGGATTATGGATTCAATCCAAAGTATATATACATAGTTAATCGTGCCAAACTCGagtatttgaattattaaaaaaatattatgcaTTTACAAGTATAGTAAGCAAAACTCTCTCGAACTAGTAATCAAAATTTTTACTTCAAATAAAATTCTAAATCTTAGAGTTGGATAAGTAtcactaaaaaaaaatagataaattgaagttagtaagataattaaattttacttaatTGATGAAGAGTCACATGAAGTCAAATTAATTTTGACAACTTTTTTTCATagttgatgaagttaagttattTTTGGTATTGTTCTTGCATAGTGGAAGAAGTCAATTTATCTTTGGAATAAATTCGTATGCCAATATCTGCTTCCCTTAAACTTGTTCTTCCTTGAACTCCCAGGAAATTCCTTATGTATTGAAAAACTTTTGGTCTTAGAGGCTTTATAAATATATTAGCTACTTGATCACTTGACTTCACATGAAacaattctatttcttttgacttAACATACTCCCTTATGAAATGTAAGTGAGTATTGATATGCTTGGATCTTTCATGAACTAGGTTTTTGGCTAAAGCAATTGCTGATTTATTATCCACATAGATCTTGTTTATAGCTCCTTATTGCAATCTAATATCCTGGAGTAATATCTTTAGCCAAATAGCATGACAAACACAAGAGGTTACAACAATATACTCAGCTTCGCAAGTTGATAGAGAAACAATTGATTGTTTCTTTGAAGACCAAGTAAATGCAGCATTACCAAgataaaacaaatatctagtagtGCTCTTGTGATCATCGTAACTTCCAATCAAATCGCTATCACTGAGACAAAAAAACTTCATATTTTTCATTGATGAATAGAGAATCTCATAATCAATTGTCCCTTTGATATATCTAAGAATTCT
Protein-coding regions in this window:
- the LOC122036247 gene encoding TATA box-binding protein-associated factor RNA polymerase I subunit B-like codes for the protein MEDMDWDVSAFSGVKAEEDGPRLYCDSCGSTDFASGDDGFYYCQMCGYQSKDVVDTGFAMEDILGDNHGSGALYNLCRSRARTQSQTPTPAVRKDDILRSLANSHASGRNPKEEQKGTPYGFEEETSALRDFPTGPCSNADALASGIRMRYIQGLQVILQLQCEALVEKFGVSPIICGLAGTIWLRYVASSAVFDEGWARKTIEVSEAAFAQAHPGRPEEKKTVKRDRTKCIDPRNAYGQKAVYIWLRALRKTVPVYSSLSISFLVCHIAREAILPTDIHRWAAEAKLPYLAAHMLLDKYLGNPQSSCPLSSRLMFRPVRLLGAWQMESIAGSIAQTIGLHLPSVNFYALASRYLKDLSLPIESILPHACRLYEWSISPDLWLSSNVSKLPTRVCVMAILIVTIRMLYNIHGQGFWEKTLSDVRDAPSNQTPIHDCFSQSSDAKECGSTEVSSEVNHLPYIKNSYFNVNELLDVLQATYDRVRNVHDYSKDFKSFLKYSGNVILAGMTNSYDEETLIERLWEIYEKEEDDTHKDEKVDFLASNGKRQRDEVPATSFFDLKKPKEQNNSIQHASREGVHEDYVGTADQNGIPCNSAAPIQKPEVSNSSLKPLRNVAVERMKIIMEEHGFHYLPPRVRLRADGYLSYRRKKIDSKLTFAAHADYYILLRACAKIAEADIKLMHLGVQKFERRLAWLEQRIDMSLNGLADLLHKMHDE